A DNA window from Anas acuta chromosome 4, bAnaAcu1.1, whole genome shotgun sequence contains the following coding sequences:
- the LOC137855472 gene encoding T-cell surface glycoprotein CD8 alpha chain-like — translation MLNTGSSLKRVLVTSHPLQKAAQPPKASEKDHLCSTASSPRMTDASSALLLLLSLGLCCPGAQGQRMTVTAKFYNSKTTHPQSGKPLELECTNSQDSGVSWILQDKAGTPHFIVYISTLSKPTFKGSQATSLRFEASKSGKSYRLVVKSFEAQDEGTYFCTVNYNQALYFSSGLPAFFPVTTTVLSIKTVPPTTQGS, via the exons ATGCTGAACACCGGCTCTTCGCTTAAGAGGGTCCTGGTGACATCACATCCTCTCCAAAAAGCTGCACAGCCTCCGAAGGCAAGCGAGAAAGATCATCTGTGCTCCACTGCCTCGTCCCCGAGGATGACCGACGCGTCTTCTgcgctgctcctcctgctcagcctggggCTCT GCTGTCCTGGAGCCCAGGGCCAGAGGATGACAGTGACAGCCAAGTTCTACAACAGCAAGACCACGCACCCCCAGAGTGGAAAGCCCCTGGAGCTGGAGTGCACAAATTCCCAAGACAGTGGCGTCTCCTGGATCCTCCAGGACAAGGCTGGGACCCCTCACTTCATCGTCTATATTTCCACCTTGTCCAAGCCAACATTTAAGGGGAGCCAGGCAACGTCTTTACGTTTTGAGGCGTCAAAGAGTGGCAAATCCTATCGGCTGGTGGTGAAGTCCTTCGAGGCACAGGATGAGGGGACCTATTTCTGCACCGTCAACTACAACCAAGCGCTGTACTTCAGCTCTGGCCTACCCGCCTTCTTCCCAG